The segment ggttctgcggttagaaattggtgcgtttgcgggatacttatgactggttaactaccaaatacaacagcggttaaataataaattaacaatatttacattttatataattataaaaatatcaaaaatcataatattataataaatatgtaaattatattttcaaagttatagttttaaatttttaaaattatagaaaatatttttattttaaaattttataatattaattaaaatataatagatatattttagtatttttataattccattttaaaaaatttattgaatatttttatttttgtatttatatggtttttaaaaaaaagaaaaaaaaattatcctcccgcaaccgcccgcaaccgcaaacgctagctggaaccagcttttgaatttaagaggttcggagcggtttgaagcgatttgtagcggtttatatgattgtttcgaaacgctgtcaaccgcaaaagctgcgtttgcgggtggtagcggggaaaCCAATCAAGCTCTAAGTTAaagatacaaaacaaaataaaaactaaatcaaaaGAATCGTAACTTCTTTCCTAATATTGGGTTCTTTGAAATTTCAGctaatttttattgatttaaattaagtaaatattatataactgTTTTAACTGATGTAAATGCAGATAACATGACATCACTTTTATTAAACTGatgttaaacaaaaatatggttatataatttttattagcaTCAGTTTTCTATTGATGTAAATTTTGTATCATCTTAATAAGTGATGTTAACCAAAATAATACATGCATCAATtatttaactgatataaatttatagaaTAAAATCACTTTTGTCTAAATGATTTAAACTAATAAAGATTACATCATTTTACTGAACTGatgtaaaattaattaatattaacatcatttacaaataagtaatttaaaatGACATCACTTATTTTTATGATACAATTTAAGTGATGCAattcaattgtttttttgtAGTGCATGAAGAAGGGACATGTGAATATGACAAGCAATATGAATTTCTCTAGTCACTTGTATCTTTTCTTTTACGTTTGCTTTTCTTCGATCTTGCAAGAACATCCCCAACTCTTTATTCTATGATCTTTTTGGTCGAAATTTTTCATTAGAAAGATTTTATTGTTGAAGATCTTTCGATTATATTCGTACAATATCATTGTTTCCTAATTTATTAACAGTCATATAATTTCGTATTTATTACAGTCATATCATCTCCCTGTGCAAGCAAAATCTCGCGCGCGGATTAACAGAGATCATTGGATATAATTGAAATGTACATTAGGTAAGTCGAATATACGAAACGTAATTAAGGAAACTATTACGATCCTCTTCTATCCATCTTCTtggtgtgtatatatatatagaacagAAGAGAAGATATCATTTTCATCCTCAAGCTTCCTCTGTTCTTACTTACTcgctctctctttttttctctcaaGCTCCTTTGTTTCCTCATGGCTCCACTTAACGAGTCTCTCGCAACAACCATCGATGCCATTGAGACCAAACCCATTGCCGTTCCGAAACTCAAGCCTAGGTTGCAAGAAAACTGTTTTAACCTCTCCCAAGGGATCTTGCGTGCCAAACACTCTTCCCCAATCCTCTCCGATGTTCCTCAAAACCTAACGTTCACTCCGTTTGCGACTCCTTCCTCCACCGATGCTCCTTTCCAGACCATCCTCCGTGTTCAAGCCAACGCTCACAAAGGAGGGTTTCTCGGATTCACCAAGGACTCACCCTCTGACCTTCTCACGAACTCCTTGGGGAGGTTCGAGGACAGAGAGTTCCTCAGCGTCTTCCGGTTCAAGATGTGGTGGTCGACGGCATGGGTCGGACAATCCGGGTCGGATCTTCAAGCCGAGACTCAGTGGGTCATGCTTAAGGTTCCTGAGATCGACTCCTACGTGGCCATCATACCAATCATCGAAGGCTCTTTCAGAGCTGCGCTGCACCCTGGCGAAAACGGTAACGTTTTGATCTCTGTGGAGAGTGGCTCTACTCAAGTCAAAGAGTCCTCTTTCAAAGCCATCGCTTATGTTCACGTTTGTGACAATCCTTACAACCTGATGAGAGAGGCTTTCAGCGCGCTTCGTGTCCACATGAACACGTTCAAGCTTCTAGAAGAGAAGAAGCTTCCGACGATCGTGGACAAGTTCGGTTGGTGCACGTGGGACGCTTGCTACTTGACCGTTGACCCGGCGACGGTTTGGACCGGTGTTAAGGAGTTTGAAGACGGTGGCGTGTGTCCCAAGTTTGTGATCATCGATGACGGATGGCAAAGCATAAGCTTCGACGGTGGTGAGCCGGGGAAAGACGCGGAGAATCTTGTTCTTGGTGGTGAGCAGATGACCGCGAGGCTTCACAGCTTCAAGGAGTGCAAGAAGTTCAGAAACTACAAAGGTGGGTCGTTTATAGAGTCTGACGCCTCTCACTTTGATCCTCACAAGCCTAAGATGATCATTTACAAAGCCACGGAGAGGATCCAAGCCATCATAGAGAAGCAGAAGCTGGTCCGTGAGTTTGGGGAGCATGATCTTCCTGAgcttgatgagaagatcaagaAGTTTAGTGAAGAACTCAACGCAATGTTTGATGGTGAACAAGAGTCCTTGGTCTCTGAGGATGTTTCCGGGTCAGGTATGGAAGCTTTCACTAGGGATTTGAGGTCAAGGTTTAAGAATTTAGATGGTATATACGTGTGGCATGCTCTCTGTGGTGCTTGGAACGGTGTTAGGCCTGAGACGTTAACACATTTGGAATCCAAGGTTGTTCCATTTGATATTTCACCTGGTCTAGATGCTTCAATGACTGATCTCGCGGTCGATAGGATTGTGGAAGCTGGTATTGGTCTTGTTCACCCTTCTAAGGCTCATG is part of the Brassica rapa cultivar Chiifu-401-42 chromosome A09, CAAS_Brap_v3.01, whole genome shotgun sequence genome and harbors:
- the LOC103836787 gene encoding probable galactinol--sucrose galactosyltransferase 4, yielding MAPLNESLATTIDAIETKPIAVPKLKPRLQENCFNLSQGILRAKHSSPILSDVPQNLTFTPFATPSSTDAPFQTILRVQANAHKGGFLGFTKDSPSDLLTNSLGRFEDREFLSVFRFKMWWSTAWVGQSGSDLQAETQWVMLKVPEIDSYVAIIPIIEGSFRAALHPGENGNVLISVESGSTQVKESSFKAIAYVHVCDNPYNLMREAFSALRVHMNTFKLLEEKKLPTIVDKFGWCTWDACYLTVDPATVWTGVKEFEDGGVCPKFVIIDDGWQSISFDGGEPGKDAENLVLGGEQMTARLHSFKECKKFRNYKGGSFIESDASHFDPHKPKMIIYKATERIQAIIEKQKLVREFGEHDLPELDEKIKKFSEELNAMFDGEQESLVSEDVSGSGMEAFTRDLRSRFKNLDGIYVWHALCGAWNGVRPETLTHLESKVVPFDISPGLDASMTDLAVDRIVEAGIGLVHPSKAHEFYDSMHSYLASVGVTGAKIDVFQTLESVAEEHGGRVELAKTYYDGLTKSMVKNFNGTEIIASMQQCNEFFFLATKQISIGRVGDDFWWQDPHGDPQGVYWLQGLHMIHCSYNSLWMGQMIQPDWDMFQSDHVCAEYHAASRAISGGPVYLSDHLGEGSHNFELIKKLAFFDGTVPRCIHYALPTRDSLFKNPLFDKESILKIFNFNKFGGVIGAFNCQGAGWSPKEHRFKGYKECYMSVSGTIHVSDIEWDQNPEAERSEVIYSGDYLVYKNQSEEILFMNSKSDAMEITLKPSSFDLFSFVPVTELGSSGVRFAPLGLINMFNCVGTVQEMEVNGGNSILIDVKGEGSFMAYSSSAPEKCYVGDKEAEFKWEEETGKLSFYVPWVEEAGGISRLSFTF